The DNA sequence TGGGAGTGATCGTCACGGGCGTCTTGATGACCTTCAGGATCGACACCTGGTTCTGGGACGCGAACCCGTACTTCCTGCTCTCGGACGGGCTCTGGTCGGTGGTTTATGTCGTGCACGGACTCTGCGGGGTGGCCCTGATCTTTCTGACCGCGGCTCACATCTACTTCGCGCTCCGCCCGGACAAGTTATGGCTTACCTGGGCCATGGTCAGAGGCTGGATCGATCGAGACCGCTTCGTGGAGCACTACGACCCGGACAAGTGGGTCGTCCCCGGGGCCGGGTCGCAGGAGAGGTCGCCGGCCGACGGATCCGGTTAGCCGTCGGTGGTCGAACTCCCGGTCGCTTCGCCCGCCGCCGGCGGTGTGCGCGAGCGCATAGACGCCATCGAGTCCGGATACGAGTTTCTCATGGCGTACGCGGCTCAGGGATTGAAGACTGACGCGGGATCGAAGTCGGGAGGCGAGCTGCGCGCACAGCTCGCCATGCTGGAGGAGGCCGTGAGCGGTATCGCGAAGTCTTTGCGGGAAGGGGTGGCGGAAAGAGACGACGCCAAGGCTGCCCTCGCCCTCGTCCGGGTCGTCGAACGAGATGCTCGAGCAAGTCTCGCGGCCCTGCGCCTGGTGAGCTCGCAGGGCGCCGTCAGCTCGCAGCTCGTCGACAATCTGAACGCGAACGTGCACTTCCGGGCCCTCCTCACCGGCCTCTTCCTGCTGGACGAAGTGCTCGATCCGCTGGTATGACGGGTCGGTCGAGGCACGTTGAATAGGGTTGGCGTTAGCTTTACCCGGTTGAGGCGGCCGAATCCGGTCACTGGCCGCCGCGAATTCGATTCAAGGGCCGATCTCCGTTCTTCACGAAGGACCATGCTAGACGATCTGGGCAATCTGGGAGAGTTTCTCGGTGCGACCGGGGTCATAGTCTCCCTCTTTTTCGTCGTGCGGCAGATGAAGCAGAACGCGTTGCAGATGCGCCATAACACGCGGACGGTGCGGGCTGCGGCTTTCAACTCCATGGTCGAGAACTCCATGCGGCTGCTGGAGCACGTTTTCCGCAACCGGGAGCTCGCCGAGTTTCTCGCCAAGGTGGCGGAGGACCCGGACGGGTTGAGCGAGGCCGACAGGCTGCGCTGGGACTCCTACATGACGACCGTCTACCGCCACTTCGGCAACCTGCTCTACCAGTGGGAAGTGGGCGCGATAGAGACGAAGCTCTGGGAATCCTACCTGCGTTCTCTCAAGGACCACCTCCGCGACCCGTCTTGGGCGAATTGGTACATGGAGAACTCCCACCTGTTCGACGAGAGACTCGCCGACGTGGTCCGGAGCTTGCTTGGAGAGCTGGCCGACGAAGGCATCCCCCACGCGGTCGCATGGCGGGAGCAGGGAAGCACTCTCGGATTTCGGGCCGCGGTCGAGAAATTGGGGTGATGGAGAGGCCCTCTTTCGGAATCGAGACGCTGAGCGGCTGGTGGGACGCGGCCGTCTCGTATGCGGTGCCGAGGCTGCCCGAGACGCTCGCACTGCTCCTCGGAGGCGTTCTCGCGGTCTGGGTCGCCCGCAAGACGCTTAAACGAGTCCAGCGGCAAGTCGTCAACCGCACCGAGACCAGGCTCGACGACCACATTCTGTATTTCCTGCACTCGGCGATCTCTTTTTCGATTTTCGGCGTGTCCGCTTGGCTCCTCATCCATATCCTGGCGCCGGACGGTCCTGCCGGGGAGGCCCCACGCGCGGCCACCTGGGTGGTGGCGCTCTGGGTCGGCGGACTCTTCTTCCCGCTCAGCAGGTTCGTGGGAGACGTCCTGACCGAGCTGCAGGGAAAGCTGATCGAGCGCACCGACAACACCTTCGACGAGACCGCGATGCCGCTCGTCATCCGCACCGTCAAGGTCCTTGTCCTCGGCGTCGGGGTCGTTATCGCGCTCGACCTGATGGGGCTCAACATCGGCCCGTTGCTCGCCGGCGCCGGCGTCATGGGGCTCGCTCTCTCCCTGGCGGCCAAGGACACCCTCTCCAACCTGATCGCCGGGGTGCTGCTCATCATGGACCGTCCATTCCACGTGGGCGACCGCATCGAGCTCTGGACCGCTCCCAACGAGACCGGAACGTGGGGCGACGTGATCGAGGTCGGACTGCGCGCCACCAAGATCCGCAACCCGGACAACCTCGTGGTCGTGGTTCCGAACAATCTCATCATGCAGCGCGACATCGTGAACTATACGATGACCGGGGATCACATACGTCTGCGCATCCCCTTTTCGGTGGCTTACGAGTCCGATATCGAAAAGGCCAAGCGGCTTCTGATCGAGGCGGCGCTCGAGGTGGACGGCGTCCTGGCCGATCCACTGCCTCTGGTCATCGTGCGCGGATTCGGCAACTCCGATGTCCAGATCCAACTGAGGGTCTGGGTCAAGGAAGCGCGGTCGAGGCGCAAGATCGCCGACGAGATAACAGGCAAGGCGCTGACCTCGTTCGCCACCGCAGGTGTGGAGATCCCGTATCCCAAGCGGGAGCTCTGGATCCGCAGCGTTACCGACTCGGATCCGCACCCGTTGCCGGGCAAGCCGGGCGGCGGCCTGCCTGCGCCCTCGCCCACCGGCCCTCACGCACGCCCCTCCCCCTCGGACGCGGTCACGCCAGCCGGTCCGGCATCCCGGGAGGGGTAGGCTACGGCAATGGAGACGGCCCGAACCGAGCGCTGGGCCAAGGTCGTCGACCAGACCAAATGCATCGGCTGTCACGCCTGCACAACGGCTTGCAAGTCGGAAAACGAGGTGCCGCTCTCCGTAACCCGCACCTTCGTCAAGTCGGTGGACGCGGGCCGTTTCCCCAACGCTCGCCGAAGCTTCCAGGTCACCCGCTGCAACCAGTGCGACGCGGCCCCCTGCGTGACGGCATGTCCGACCTCGGCCATGTTTCGCCGTCCCGACGGCATCGTGGACTTCGACAAGTCGGCGTGCATCGGCTGCAAGGCGTGCATAGCGGCTTGTCCTTACGACGCCATTTTCATCAACCCCGACGACCACGCGGCCGAAAAGTGCAACTTCTGCGCTCACCGCCTCGACATCGGGCTCGAACCCGCCTGTGTCGTCGTCTGCCCGACCGGCGCCCTGACAGTAGGAGACATGGACGACCCTGAGTCCGAGGTCGGCCGAATCGTCGCCAGGGAACCCGTCCAGGTGCGCAGGGCCGAGAAAGAGACCCTGCCCAAGCTTTTCTATCTGGGAGCCGGAGAGGTCACCCTCAATCCCCTTGCCGCTGAAAATCCCGGAGGCGACATCTTCATGTGGTCGGACCAGGGAGCGGGTGTCGGCCACCACGTGCCCTCGGGATCGCCGCCTTCGGTGCGACCCGCATCGTCCTCGGGCCCCCGGCTGGAAAATGGACGACGAGGGAACGGACGGGCGCCGGACCGGACCCCCTCCGGCAACGCGAGCTCGGCAGCCGCCGTGATCTCCTACGACGTTCCCCACCGGGCGCCATGGGATTTCCGGGTGAGCGCCTACACTTTCACCAAGTCGCTCGCAGCCGGTGCGTACCTGCTTCCACTCCTTCTCGGCGTCTTCGGGATGATGGGTGCGGACGGCCCCGAAACCGGCTGGAGCAATCCGTTGTGGCTCACCTGGGCGCCGGTGACGGCTCTGGCCTTCCTCCTCGTCACCGCCGGTTTCCTCATCTGGGACCTCGACCGTCCCGCGCGTTTCTGGCTCCTGCTGGTCAGACCGCAGTGGCGGAGCTGGCTGGTCAGGGGCGGGTTCGTCATCACCGGTTTCGGCATCTTGCTCACCCTGCATCTTGCACTGGGTCTGGCCGGACGCCGGGAGCCGACCGTCTGGATCGCCTGGCTGGGGGCTCCGCTCGCGGTCGCGACCGCCGTCTACACCGCATACCTTTTCGCGCAGGCCAAGGCCCGCGACCTCTGGCAGAGCCCACTCCTCGCGCCGCACCTTCTGGTTCAGGCCGCCCTCGCCGGGTCGGCCCTGGCTCTCGTTCTCCTATCGTTGGCGGATTTCCCCGCCGAAGGAGCTATGCTCGTCGGTTCCAAATGGGCGTTCCAGGCTGCCGTCGTCTTCCACGTCGCGCTCGCGTTCGGCGAAGCCACCACGCCCCACCCGACCGCTCACGCCCGGCTCGCCGCCCGCAACATGCTCCGGGCCAGGTACGCCGGCCCGTACTGGACCGGAATGATCGCGACCGTCGCGGGACTCGTGGCGGTTACCGTCACCGCCGGTTCGGGCACGGCCTCGATCATGGGTGCGTGCGCGGCGCTCGTGGGACTCCTGCTCTACGAGCACGCCTATGTCCAGGCGGGGCAGTCGGTACCCTTGGCGTGAAGAGGAAGGCGGAGAGCCCCCAGGAACTGAACGCCCGCGTCTCGGCGGCACGCGCTGAGGTCGAGGCTCGCGGAGAGAGCTTCTATCCGGGCGCTTCCCGCATCCACCTCGCCGCCTATCCTCCCAAGGAGCGCTGGAGCGACTGGGTGGAACTCGATTCCAAGGCCTGGCCCGAACGAAAGGAGAAGCGCTACTCCCTCGTCCCCACGCTCTGCTTCAACTGCGAGGCCGCCTGCGGACTGCTCGCGTACGTGGACAGGGACACTTTCGAGGTGCGCAAGTTCGAGGGCAACCCCGAGCATCCCGGGTCGCGGGGGAGGAACTGCGCCAAGGGTCCCGCCACCATCAACCAGATAACCGACCCGGACCGCATCCTCTACCCGCTCAAGCGCAGCGGTCCGCGCGGCGCCGGCGCCTGGGAGCGCGTCTCCTGGGACGAGGCTCTGGAAGAAATCGCCGCCCGCATACGACGAGCGCTTCTGGAGGAGCGGCACGAAGAGGTGGTCTACCACGTCGGTCGTCCCGGAGAAGACGGCTTCACCGAGCGCATGCTCGCGGCCTGGGGAGTCGACGGGCACAACTCGCACACCAACGTCTGTTCGAGCGGGGCCCGGGCGGGATACCACTGGTGGATGGGCTCGGATCGACCCAGCCCGGACTTCGCCAACGCCGACGTGATCGTGCTCGTGAGCAGTCACCTCGAGACCGGCCACTACTTCAATCCTCACGCTCAGCGCATCATGGAGGGCCGGAAGAAGGGCGCGAAGCTCATCGTCCTCGACACCCGCCTCTCCAATACCTCCACACACGCCGACCACTGGCTCTCTCCCTACCCGGGATCCGAGCCCGCAATTTTCCTCGCCGTCGCCAACTGGATGATCCGCGAGGGTAGATTCGACCGAGAGTTCGTGCGCCGCTGGTGGAATTGGCAGGAGTATATGGCCGAGGTCCGGGGCGAGCCCGATGCGGAATTCGAGGATTTCCTGGCCCAACTGCGCGAACTCTACGGCGAGTTCACCTTCGAATATGCCGCGGCGGAGTCCGGGATCGACGCCCGCGAGCTACGCCGGGTCGCGGAGGTGATCGCGAACGCCGGTACCAGGATGAGCGCCCACAACTGGAGGAGCGCGGGCTCGGGGAACCTGGGCGGCTGGCAGGTGGCGCGCACGCTCACCCTGATCAGCGCGCTGCTCGGAGCCCTGGGGACCGAGGGAGGCACCTTCCCGAACTCCTGGAACAAGTTCGTGCCCATGCCGCCCAAGCTGCCCAAGAGTCCGCCGGGGCACTGGAACGAGCGCATGTGGCCCCGCGAGTACCCGCTCGCGCTCATGGAGATGAGCTTTCTGCTCCCGCACCTCCTTCGCCGCCAGGGAACGCGCATCGACACCTACTTCACCCGGGTCTACAACCCCGTGTGGACCAACCCCGACGGCTTCAGTTGGATGGAGATGCTCTCGGACCCGGCACGCATCGGACTCCACGTCGCCCTCACTCCGACCTGGAACGAGACCGCCTATTTCGCGGACTTCGTCCTGCCCATGGGGCACGCCTCCGAACGTCACGACCTCGTCTCCTACGAGCAGTACGACGGCCAGTGGCTCGGCTTCCGGCAACCGGTGCTGCGCGCGGCTCTGGAACGCGGGGGCGACGGACTCGCCGACACCCGGGCGGCCAATCCCGGTGAGGTCTGGGAGGAGAACGAGTTCTGGATCGATCTGACCTGGCGGATCGACCCTGACGGCTCCCTCGGCGCCCGCGAGTTCTTCGAAGCTCCCGGCAGACCGGGCGAACGGATGACGGTGGACGACTACTACGGCTGGATATTCGAGAACTCCGTGCCCGGACTGCCGGAGGCGGCACGACGCGAGGGGCTGACGCCGCTGGAGTTCATGCGTCGCTACGGCGCCTTCGAGGTTGCAAGCAAGGTGGGGCGGCTTCACGAAAGGGCCGTGGATCCGGCCGAGCTCTTGGACATGCGGGTCGACGACGCCCGGCGCGTCTTCACCGCTGCGCCGGAACCCCCTGGCGCACAGGCGCCGGGGGGAACCAGGCTCGACCCCGACGACGACGGCCGCAGGCGGATCGGGGTCATGGTCGACGGCGAGGTCCTCCAGGGTTGGCCGACGCCCTCGGGCAAGCTGGAATTCTGGTCGCACACCCTCGCCGAATGGGGCTGGCCCGAGCTCGCGCTGCCCACATACGTGAAGAGCCATATCCACCCCGACAGACTCGAAACCGGCCAGGTCCCGCTCATCTCCACCTTCCGGGTCCCGGTTCAGATCCACACCCGCAGCGCCAACTCGAAGTGGCTCGACGAGATCGCCCATTCCAATCCGGTCTGGATACACCCGCAGGACGCGGCGAAGTGGGGTGTGACAGGTACCGGTTCACTGGTGCGGGTCACCACGGAGACCGGCTACTTCGTCGGCAAGGCCTGGGTCACCGAGGGCATTCGGCCCGGGGTCGTGGCGTGCTCCCATCACATGGGCAGGTGGCGTCCCGAGGGACAGCCCGGGCAGCGGCTTGCGACCCGCACGGTGGAGCTCGACCGGAAAGGCGAAGACTGGAGCATCTCGCCGCGCGGAGGTGGCGGTCCTTTCGCTTCCTCCGATCCGGACACCTCGAGGGTGTGGTGGACCGATCTGGGCGCTCACCAGAACCTTACCCACGCCGTGCATCCCGATCCCATTTCCGGCATGCATTGCTGGCACCAGGCGGTGAGGGTCACGCCCGCCCGTCCCGGCGACCGGCAGGGCGACGTGTCGGCGAGCGTCGAGCGAGCGCGCCGGGCCTTCGACGAGTGGCTTAAACTTACCCGCCCGGCGGATCGCCATTCGCCCGACGGCACCCGCAGACCGTGGTGGATGCTGCGCCCGCTGCGCCCGACCCGTTCAGCGTACGACCTGCCGACAGGCGTCGACCAGGTCAAGGTCCTGCCTTGATCGCCGGGGCGGAAGCGACTCCCTCGGCCGGGGTCGCCGCTCGAGCGACGACGGACGCCCGGACCGATACGCCGGTCGAACTGATAAGGGCGCTCGCGGCTCTGACCGACACCCCCGAGAACGCACCCGCCGGCCTCTCCGTTCTGCTCGGCTTCGGTGTCGCTTCGTCGCGGACGGAGCACACTCAGCTCTTCGTATTCGAGCTGCCGCCCTACGCTTCCATCTACCTTGGAGAGGACGGCTGGATAGGGGGGCAGGCTCGTGAGATCATCGCCGGATTCTGGAGGGCGGTAGGGCGCAAGCCGCCTCGGGAACCCGACCACCTTGCCGTTCTCCTAGGACTATACGCGGAACTCGTCCAGGAAGAAGCTGGCGGCGAAGCCCACGCGCGCATGGCGCGTCAGGCGCGCCGGGCCTTGATCGCCGAGCATCTCTCGCCCTGGCTGTTCCCCTACCTCGACGCCGTGGCAGCCGCGAGCGACTCGCCGGTCCATAGGGCCTGGGCCGCGACTCTCGGAGATGTGATCGCCGCCGAGATGCGCGAGCTCAGCGTCGAAGGCGGTGGATCCGAGCTCGACGGGACCGGAGCGTCCATTCACCTGAGACTTACCCGTCCGGTGGAAGCCGCGAATCAGGAGTTTCTGCGCTCCGTCCTTGCACCGATTCGTTCCGGGGCTATTCTTACCAGGCGGGATTTCAGGCTTTTCGCTCGTGAGAGCGGATTGGGGCTGCGGGCGGGTGAGAGGTGCTACATGCTCCGCAATCTGCTGGCCCAGGAACGGACGGCCGTTCTGAACTGGCTTCGAGATCACCACATGCGAGCGGCGGAGGGCCACGAAGTGCGCGGAAAGACAGGAAGCGCTGCAGGAGCGGCGGCCGAACTCGCTCGCAGGGCGCGGCACACGGCCAGGACCCTCCGTGACCTCGCTCGGCAGCGGGACGGCTCCGCATGATCAGCACCACTCGGATCCTCAAGGGGTCGGGCCTAGGCAGCATTCGCAGTCACAATCTGCTAGCGGGCGCGAGCGTGGCGTGTCTGCTCATCCCGCAGTCCATGGCCTATGCCGAACTCGCCGGCCTACCCGTTCAGCTCGGGCTCTACGCGGCGGCCCTCGCTCCCATCGCCGCGTCCGCGCTCGGTTCCTCACCGTACCTTCAGACCGGACCGGTCGCCCTCACGGCCTTGCTGACTCTGGGGGCGGTGGTCCCTTTGGCGGCGTCCGGCTCGGACGAGTACATCGGTCTGGTGGCGCTTCTCGCCCTTGTGGTGGCGTTGGTGCAAGCCGCGATAGGGTTCTTGAGACTGGGCTGGATTTCCTACCTGATGTCGCGGCCGGTCGTCCTGGGCTTCACTTCGGCCGCCGCTATCGTTATCATCGCCACCCAGATACCGTACGCGCTGGGTTCCGCCCCTGAGGAAGAGAGCAACGTCATCGCGGACGCGGTCTGGGTGCTCACCGAGACCTCCAGTTGGGATCCCTACACGGTCCTGATCACCGGCGCGACCATCGCGTTGGTACTGGGTGGGCGAAGGTTGCACCCGCTCCTGCCCGGCGTCCTGGTCGCGGCTGGGTTCGGAATCGCCTCGAAGATGTTCGCGGGATACGACGGCGCCGTGGTGGGCGAGGTACCCGCCGGACTGCCCAGTATCACCTTCGCCCTTCCCTGGGCGAGACTTCCCGACCTGATCGTGCCCGGGGTGGTGATCGCGATCGTGGGATTCGCCGAAGCTTCGTCGATCTCGCGTATCTTCGCCACCGCCACGCGCGAGCGTTGGGACTCCAACCGCGAGTTCATCGGCCAAGGTGTCGCCAACCTGGCCAGCGCGGCGTGCGGCGGCTTTCCCGTTAGCGGGTCGTTCTCCCGCTCCGCTATCAACCGACTTGCGGGGGCAACCTCTCGTTGGAGCGGAGTGGTGACCGGAGCGGCGGTTCTCATCTTTCTCGAGGCGCTCTCGTGGACCATAAGAGGAGAACCGATATTCGCCGACCTGCTCTCCAACCTGCCGCGTGCGGTCCTGGCCGGGGTCGTGATCGCGGCCGTGCTCAACCTTGTCAAACTCGGGGCTCTCGCGAAGGTCGCCACGGCTTCGAGGCAGCAGGCGATCGTGGGTTGGTCCACCTTCGTCGCCACTCTGGTGCTCGCGCCTCGTGTGGATCAGGCGATGATGCTCGGGATAGCCGCGTCGGTCGTCGTCCACTTCTGGGTCGAGCTCTCGCCTGGGCTCGGCGCCGACAGTCGCAAGGACGGTCTGCACCTCGCGCCGACCGGCGTTCTCTGGTTCGGTTCGGCCCAGGCGCTGGTCGACAGGCTCCAGGCCCGTCTCGCCGAGGAAGGATCGGTCAGCAGGGTGGTGATTCACATGGGCGGCCTCGGCTACATCGACCTCACCGGCGCTCTCGCGCTCAAGGAGCTCGCCGCTCAACTCCTGATGACCGGCGTCAAGGTCGAGCTGCACGGTACGCCCGCGCATGCCCGCAAGCTCTTCGCGGGGGCGGGGCTGGAAGAGTACGAGGTACCGGAATCGGTGGCGGAAACGCTGCCGCAGGTGCCCAGCTCGCTCCCCGATTGGGATGCGGAACGATGAGGCCGTCTCCCGCTCAGCCGTCCCGGCAACCCGAGTCTGCGCAACATTGGTCGGCTAATTTCGTAAGACCACTCAGAGCCGCGCCGGAGATCGGTGCGGCGGAGAACGGCCCAAAGGAGGGCGAATGGTAGAACTGATCCTGGCCGGAGCCGTCGCGGTCATCTCTCATGTGTACATCCGTCGCTTCGTGGCGCGCCGGCTGCGTTTCACGCCGGTCGTGCAGAAGCGGAAGGTCGGCTTGGCAGCCAGCATCGTCGTCGGTGGGGCTCTCTTCCTGGTCGGCCAGCCGCTCTTCGCCATTCCATTGGTGACACCATGGCTCGGAACCGGTACCGCATTCGCTCTCGGGGCGGGCGGGGCCACAGGGGTCTGGTACGGGCGCAGGCAGGCCAAGAACCAGAAACTGCTGGAGGACTGAGAGTGACCGATTCCATCCAGGCGGCGCTGCGCCGCTCCGGTTCATCTCTGGAGGTTGTCCGCGGACTGCTGGTCCTCGCTTCCGTTCTCGTCGCTTCTACGGAGGCGCTCGCCGGGCAGACGCAGGATCCGGCGGCCGTCACCGGCGTGGCGGTGCTCAACACCTGCGGCGAGATCACGCCGTCCGACGGCGTGATAGCAGGAGTGGTTCAGGACATGGAGAGCGACATCGTTCTCGGCGGAGCCACCGTCACCGCCGCCTGGCAGATGGAGGGCGAACCTTACCCGTCGTCCGACGCGGTCAGGACCGACAAGGCCGGATTCTTCGTCTTCTGCGGCATCCCCGGCGGGGTCGACGCCGAGCTGAACGTAGAGCTGCTCGAGGTTCACGCCGGCCCCAGAACCATCTTGGTCGAAGCCGGCACCCTCGCCATCGAACGCTTTGAGCTTCCGCTCTCCGACTCCAGGTCTCCCGGCTACGTTACCGGCCAGGTCGTCTCCCGAGTGACCGGCCGAGGCATTCCCAGCGCCCTCGTCACCATTCCCGAGCTCGAAATGAGAACGACCACCAACGAGCAGGGGCTCTTCTACCTCCAGGAGATGCCGTTCGGCGTCTACGAAATGACCGTCCGGCACATCGCCCATGAGAATCGCGAGTTCCCGGTGCGGGTGGCGGGCGGCGTGACCCACAACCTCCACATCGAGCTCGACGAGGATGTAATCGAGCTGGGCGGGATCGAGGTCAGCGTCGAATCGAGACGCTTCTTCATGGATCGCGAGGGGCTCATCTCCCGGATGAACCTCGGCTTCGGCGACTTCTACACCCGCGCCGACATCGAGCGGTTCTCGACCTCAAGCATCGCCGAGCTCCTGGGCAGAACCGCCGGGGTAAGGGTATACGACGGCGGAACGAGTCTCTACATCCGCGGTCGCGTCTGCGTCCCGCTCGTCTTCGTGGACGGGATGCCGTGGCAGCTCGACGACCGCCTCGGACTGAAGGAGCTCTCGACCTACGATGCCGACGCAATCGAGTTCTACAAGGGCACCGCGTCGATCCCTGCCGAGTTCAACTACAGCACCAACGCCACCGGAGAGGTCGGCTGCGGAGCCATCGTGATTTGGACGAAGCGGGGGCGGTCCGGGTAGCGACCGGAGCTGAAGTGGGACCTCACCTGGTCGTCCGCGTCGGCGCATGGGCGCTGCTCCTCGCGTTGGCGCCGCCGATTTCCCACCTCTCGGCGCAGGCGACCCGTGAGCCGAGCGGCTCGGATCCGCAGGCGACCCCGCTCTTTCACGACGTCCACTTCCATCTCACCAACTACGTCCAGAGGGGTATCGACGTCCGCCGATACCTGGAACTGGTCGGAGATCGGGTCGGGCGCACAGCGATGTTCGGCATCCCTCTCCAGCAGAAGTGGGACTGGTTCGTCTCTCGGGAACGGGCTCCGGACTACTATCTGCGGTCGAACGCCTCCCTCTACTACTACTCGTTCGTCGACGCCGTGATCGCGTCCGAGTACCTGAGCCTGTCGGAGGAGGAAAAGAAACGCATCGATCCGATGATCACTGGATTCAACCCGACCGACATGTACGCCTCCGACCATATAGAGCGGGTGCTGCGCACATATCCGGGGGTCTTCGCGGGCATAGGCGAATTCAGCGTGCACAAGGAGTTCGTCTCGCCCAAGGTCACGGGCCACGTCGCCAGTCTGGGGAATCCCGCGCTCGACGAGATTCTCGCCACGGCGGCCGATATCGGACTGGTCGTCATCCTACATTGCGACGTCGACAACGTACGCCCCGGCCCCGACGGCCCCGACCATTTCCACCAACTGCTCGATCTCTTCGAGCGCCACCCCGACGCCAGCCTGATCTGGGCGCACATCGGTCTGGGACGTTTCGTCGGTCCACCCGACGCCTATGTCGAGCTCATCGGCTCCATGCTCGCAGACCCGCGCTACGATCACGTCACTCTGGACATATCGTGGGACGAGGTCGCAAAATACCTGGTGACCCCAGACCGCATCGACGACTGGGCGGATCTCTTCAACCGCCACCCCTCGCGCTTCATTTTCGGGACCGATGCGGTGGCGCCTGCCGATTGGGAGGCCTACTTGACCACCTACGCCATCTACGAGCCTCTCTTCGAGAAGCTGGACCCGGATGTGCGAGTCCGGATCGAGCGAACGAACTACGAGCGCATCTTCGACGCGGCCATTCCAAAGGTGAGGGCATGGGAGAGCCGGCTGCCGGCCCGGCCCGGCGGAGGTTCGCCCCGATGATGAAGGAGTCGCCCCGGGAAATCAGCCGCAGGAGCGCCCTCAGGCTCGGAGTGGCCGGCATGGGCGCGGCCGGGATCGGGAACGCCCTTCTCGCCACCGAGGGCCGCTCGGCGGTCTCGAAGGCCTTGCGCCAGGACCAGGAGCTGGGCCCTGCGCCCGCCCGCCCGTTTGCCGCCGACCCGATGGAAGTCGTGCGCGTCGGGTTCGTCGGCGTGGGAGGCATGGGGGGAGCCCACGTGCGCAACTTCATCCGTCTGGACGGGGTCGAAATCCGTTCGATCTGCGATATCGACGCAGATCGGGCCGGAGAAGTGGCCTCGTGGGTCACGGACGCTCACGAAAATCGGCCCGAGCTCTACACCCGCGGCGAGCGGGACTTCGAGCGCATGTGCGCCGAAGAGGAGCTGGATCTCGTCTTCACCGCGACTCCCTGGGAGTGGCACGTGCCGATCTGTCTGGCCGCGATGGAGAACGGCAAGCACGCGGCCACCGAGGTGCCCGCCGCCTACACGGTGGACGACTGCTGGGCCCTCGTCGAGCATGCCGAGCGCTACGGGCGTCACTGCGTCATGATGGAGAACTGCAACTACGACCGGCCCGAGATGATGGTCTTCCACATGGCGCGCCTCGGAGTCCTGGGCGAGGTTCTCCACGCCGAATGCGGCTATCTCCACGACCTGCGGGCGATCAAGTTTTCGGAATCGGGAGAGGGACTCTGGCGGCGCGCCCACTCGATGACCAGGAACGGCAATCTCTATCCCACCCACGGACTCGGTCCCGTGGCGAACGTCATGGACGTCAACCGCGGCGACCGTCTCGACTACCTCGTTTCCATGAGCTCGCCTTCGCGGGGGCTCCAGGAATGGGCGCGTGAGCACTACCCCGAGGGTCACGCCAAGCGGCGCGAGCGTTACGTCCTCGGAGATGTCAACGTCACCCTGATCCGCACCGTGCGCGGACGCACCATCTACTTGAGCCACGACACCAACCTTCCCCGACCGTATTCGCGCATCCACCTCGTGCAGGGAACCCGCGGGCTCTTCCAAGGCTACCCGAACCGGGTCCACCTCGAGGGGTCCAGCCCCGACCATCGCTGGCAGGACTGGGAAGACCTGCGCGAGGAGTACGACCACCCTCTCTGGAAGGACCTGGAAGAGCGTTCGGCAGGCGCAGGCCACGGCGGGATGGACTACATCGAGGA is a window from the Gemmatimonadota bacterium genome containing:
- the nrfD gene encoding polysulfide reductase NrfD gives rise to the protein METARTERWAKVVDQTKCIGCHACTTACKSENEVPLSVTRTFVKSVDAGRFPNARRSFQVTRCNQCDAAPCVTACPTSAMFRRPDGIVDFDKSACIGCKACIAACPYDAIFINPDDHAAEKCNFCAHRLDIGLEPACVVVCPTGALTVGDMDDPESEVGRIVAREPVQVRRAEKETLPKLFYLGAGEVTLNPLAAENPGGDIFMWSDQGAGVGHHVPSGSPPSVRPASSSGPRLENGRRGNGRAPDRTPSGNASSAAAVISYDVPHRAPWDFRVSAYTFTKSLAAGAYLLPLLLGVFGMMGADGPETGWSNPLWLTWAPVTALAFLLVTAGFLIWDLDRPARFWLLLVRPQWRSWLVRGGFVITGFGILLTLHLALGLAGRREPTVWIAWLGAPLAVATAVYTAYLFAQAKARDLWQSPLLAPHLLVQAALAGSALALVLLSLADFPAEGAMLVGSKWAFQAAVVFHVALAFGEATTPHPTAHARLAARNMLRARYAGPYWTGMIATVAGLVAVTVTAGSGTASIMGACAALVGLLLYEHAYVQAGQSVPLA
- a CDS encoding molybdopterin-dependent oxidoreductase; amino-acid sequence: MKRKAESPQELNARVSAARAEVEARGESFYPGASRIHLAAYPPKERWSDWVELDSKAWPERKEKRYSLVPTLCFNCEAACGLLAYVDRDTFEVRKFEGNPEHPGSRGRNCAKGPATINQITDPDRILYPLKRSGPRGAGAWERVSWDEALEEIAARIRRALLEERHEEVVYHVGRPGEDGFTERMLAAWGVDGHNSHTNVCSSGARAGYHWWMGSDRPSPDFANADVIVLVSSHLETGHYFNPHAQRIMEGRKKGAKLIVLDTRLSNTSTHADHWLSPYPGSEPAIFLAVANWMIREGRFDREFVRRWWNWQEYMAEVRGEPDAEFEDFLAQLRELYGEFTFEYAAAESGIDARELRRVAEVIANAGTRMSAHNWRSAGSGNLGGWQVARTLTLISALLGALGTEGGTFPNSWNKFVPMPPKLPKSPPGHWNERMWPREYPLALMEMSFLLPHLLRRQGTRIDTYFTRVYNPVWTNPDGFSWMEMLSDPARIGLHVALTPTWNETAYFADFVLPMGHASERHDLVSYEQYDGQWLGFRQPVLRAALERGGDGLADTRAANPGEVWEENEFWIDLTWRIDPDGSLGAREFFEAPGRPGERMTVDDYYGWIFENSVPGLPEAARREGLTPLEFMRRYGAFEVASKVGRLHERAVDPAELLDMRVDDARRVFTAAPEPPGAQAPGGTRLDPDDDGRRRIGVMVDGEVLQGWPTPSGKLEFWSHTLAEWGWPELALPTYVKSHIHPDRLETGQVPLISTFRVPVQIHTRSANSKWLDEIAHSNPVWIHPQDAAKWGVTGTGSLVRVTTETGYFVGKAWVTEGIRPGVVACSHHMGRWRPEGQPGQRLATRTVELDRKGEDWSISPRGGGGPFASSDPDTSRVWWTDLGAHQNLTHAVHPDPISGMHCWHQAVRVTPARPGDRQGDVSASVERARRAFDEWLKLTRPADRHSPDGTRRPWWMLRPLRPTRSAYDLPTGVDQVKVLP
- a CDS encoding mechanosensitive ion channel family protein; this translates as MERPSFGIETLSGWWDAAVSYAVPRLPETLALLLGGVLAVWVARKTLKRVQRQVVNRTETRLDDHILYFLHSAISFSIFGVSAWLLIHILAPDGPAGEAPRAATWVVALWVGGLFFPLSRFVGDVLTELQGKLIERTDNTFDETAMPLVIRTVKVLVLGVGVVIALDLMGLNIGPLLAGAGVMGLALSLAAKDTLSNLIAGVLLIMDRPFHVGDRIELWTAPNETGTWGDVIEVGLRATKIRNPDNLVVVVPNNLIMQRDIVNYTMTGDHIRLRIPFSVAYESDIEKAKRLLIEAALEVDGVLADPLPLVIVRGFGNSDVQIQLRVWVKEARSRRKIADEITGKALTSFATAGVEIPYPKRELWIRSVTDSDPHPLPGKPGGGLPAPSPTGPHARPSPSDAVTPAGPASREG